In the genome of Actinobacillus genomosp. 1, the window AAACTTAGCACGCTTGGACACCATATCAACAAAACTTCTTCGCTCAAAGTCGGCACTTTATGGCGCTTATGTGTCATCATCACAACCGGCGTATTGGCATTTATGTTATTTAGCGAAATTATCAAAGTCGTTCATGAAGGTTATGAAGGCTATCCGAGCTGGTTTATCAATATTTTCGGCTGGGGAATGGCAGTCAGCTTAATCTTAGTCGCCTTCTTACTCTCTCGGTTGAAATGGCAGAATGAAACCGAATTTAAAGTAGAACAATAGGAGAAAGCAAATGAGTACTTCAGCAGTTATTATGATGTGTGTTGCATTAATCATTATCTGGGGCGGATTAGTCCTTGCCGTAAAACGATTACCGAAAGAATAACTTTCTCATATCTATACCTTAAAACGAATACCGTTATTCCTTATAGGAATAGCGGTATTTTTTGTGTTTTACTCACATCACTGCAGATAATTATTTTTACAAGTAAAGTTAATGAATTGTATAGATTTGGTTATATAACATACAAAAATACCCTTTAAATGAGATACTGATCACAATTTAGAAAATTCACAATTGTTTTGTGTAAATTTTCATCTAGAATTTACTCCGATTTTCACTCTATTTGAAAAAACAGTTTCTAAAAAATCCCATTAAGGAGTAAAAAATGAGTATTGCTATTATCATAGCAACCCACGGTGTCGCCGCCGAACAGCTTCTCAAAACGACCGAGATGCTGATTGGTGAACAGTCCGATGTTGCTTATATAGATTTCGTCCCCGGTGAGAATGCTGAAACCATTATGGGGAAATATCAAGCTAAACTCGCTAACGAATTGGCACACTGCGATGAAGTATTATTTTTAGTCGATACATGGGGCGGCAGTCCGTTTAATGCGGCAAATCGAACTATCGACGGTAAACAAAATATGAATATCGTTACCGGTGTTAATGTGCCGATGTTAGTCGAAACTTTTATGGCGCGCGACGATGGCCCGTCGTTAGATGAACTGGTTGAAATCGCTTTAGAGGCCGGTCGTTTAGGTGTTCGAGCATTAAAAGAGCAAGAACAAACGGCGGTAGAACCGGAAGTTAAACCCGCTCCGGTCGCTCAACCGACAACGGTACAAAATAACGGAATCGGGCATTTAACAATCGGTTTGGCACGTATTGACGACCGATTAATTCACGGACAAGTTGCAACACGTTGGACAAAGGAAAGCAGAGTCACTCGCATCGTTGTCGTTAATGATGATGTGGCTAAAGATACGGTACGTTCAACTATGCTGAAAAGCGTTGCGCCTCCCGGGGTAACTGCACACGTAGTACCTGTCGATAAAATGATTCGTGTGTATAACAATCCCGAATATGCCGGCGAACGTATGATGTTACTTTTCACTAATCCGACCGATGTCGTACGTTTAGTAAATGCGGGAGTCGCATTCGAATCGGTTAATATCGGCGGTATGGCATATAAAGACGGTAAACAAATGATTACCTCTGCGGTTTCGGTAGATGAGCAAGACATTGATGCTTTCAAAACATTAGATGCCAAAGGTATCGAGCTGGATGTACGTAAAGTATCGAACGATGCTCGCCAGTATATGATGGACTTATTAAAGAAAAACAGCTTAATCTAGAAGGAAACTAAAATGGAAATTTCAACGTTACAAGTCATTCTTGTCTTCCTCGTATCCTGTATTTGCGGGGCGGGTTCTATTCTCGATGAATTCCAGACTCATCGTCCGTTAATCGCTTGTACTTTAATCGGTTTGGTATTAGGTGATGTGAAAACCGGCGTTATCGTCGGCGGTTCTCTCGAATTATT includes:
- a CDS encoding methionine/alanine import family NSS transporter small subunit, with protein sequence MSTSAVIMMCVALIIIWGGLVLAVKRLPKE
- the manX gene encoding PTS mannose transporter subunit IIAB translates to MSIAIIIATHGVAAEQLLKTTEMLIGEQSDVAYIDFVPGENAETIMGKYQAKLANELAHCDEVLFLVDTWGGSPFNAANRTIDGKQNMNIVTGVNVPMLVETFMARDDGPSLDELVEIALEAGRLGVRALKEQEQTAVEPEVKPAPVAQPTTVQNNGIGHLTIGLARIDDRLIHGQVATRWTKESRVTRIVVVNDDVAKDTVRSTMLKSVAPPGVTAHVVPVDKMIRVYNNPEYAGERMMLLFTNPTDVVRLVNAGVAFESVNIGGMAYKDGKQMITSAVSVDEQDIDAFKTLDAKGIELDVRKVSNDARQYMMDLLKKNSLI